From a single Phalacrocorax aristotelis chromosome 1, bGulAri2.1, whole genome shotgun sequence genomic region:
- the CCDC80 gene encoding coiled-coil domain-containing protein 80 codes for MNWRPALSLALLWAAWLACGSEKTRRLAERGSHGVRKVPLAYRAPSSLLRRSGASLRNSSPNPQQPITKRDSSAPPNTSAHLLQEEVRSQARGVGTRTRRVQRLTAAAKYSKSEMIKDEGISSASQSRVVRFPSGSSSPNVLASFAGKNRVWVISAPHASEGYYRLMMSLLKNDVYCELAERHIQQIVLFHEEGEEGGKVRRITNEGKILEQPLDPALVPKLMSFLKLEKGKFGMVLLKKTLQVEERYPYPVRLEAMYEVIDQNPIRKIEKMRQKGFIQTCKAAGVEGQVVEEGNNGGSMQPTPGGGHVQVSARKEEPRRSNNQPTRTKTVRKPMTTTVATPLPTVRTTTFPPTTTTTHATARTVTTASRSTTTTTPLPTTQRTWATKSHSTTEYHRLPVAPDATTTRVTASEDFYSPVWKVNRRHRQHSHPEKHPVATRKPSKAARYDSFTEVPTAPSVHYTKANVGRFKDNRTDRKEYNHRDLNVTPGQHKPTKTKPPKRKAQEKILSNEYEDKYDPSKPASSHLEEEIAVGNTPPKKGKESKKHERMDKSEKKKKKDRPDKLQKSEKQSKKDKAEKKSKQEKDRSKKNKKGSRTENEDFPKPNKKPFLQPPRKSVTDLLEYFEGKRRLILITTPKADNTMYVQQRDEYLESFCKMATRKISVITIFGTMNNSSMKIDHFQLDNEKPMKVIEDEDLVDQQLISELRKEYGMTYNDFFMVLTDTDMKVKQYYEVPIAMKSVFDLIDTFQSRIKDMERQKKEGIVCKEDKKQSLESFLSRFRWRRRLVVISAPSDEDWAYSQQLAALSGQACNFGLRHITILKLLGLGEDIGGVLELYPINGSSTVDREDIPANLVKDIRNYFQISPEYFSMLLVGKDGNVKSWYPSPMWSMAIVYDLIDSMQLRRQEMTIQQSLGMQCPDDEYGGYGYHSYHQGYQEGYQDDYRHHGSYHHGYPY; via the exons ATGAACTGGAGGCCAGCTCTCAGCTTagccctgctgtgggcagcgtgGCTAGCATGCGGCTCTGAGAAGACGAGAAGGCtagcagagagagggagccatGGAGTTAGGAAAGTGCCCCTGGCTTACAGGGCACCAAGCAGCCTCCTTAGAAGGTCTGGAGCATCCCTGAGGAATTCAAGCCCAAATCCGCAACAACCCATCACTAAGAGGGATTCTTCAGCACCTCCAAACACATCTGCCCATCTCCTGCAAGAGGAAGTGCGTTCCCAGGCCAGGGGTGTGGGGACCAGAACAAGACGGGTACAGAGACTCACAGCTGCAGCCAAATACTCCAAGTCTGAGATGATTAAGGATGAAGGGATATCCTCTGCCTCACAGTCACGAGTGGTACGCTTCCCTTCAGGGTCAAGTTCTCCCAATGTCCTGGCCAGCTTTGCTGGGAAAAATCGGGTGTGGGTCATTTCTGCCCCCCATGCCTCTGAGGGCTACTACCGGCTCATGATGAGCCTGCTGAAAAATGATGTTTACTGTGAACTGGCTGAGAGGCACATCCAGCAGATTGTGTTGTTCCatgaagaaggggaagaagggggaaaagtcAGAAGGATAACgaatgaaggaaaaatcctGGAGCAGCCACTAGATCCTGCCCTTGTACCTAAGCTCATGAGCTTTCTGAAACTGGAGAAGGGGAAATTTGGCATGGTGCTGTTGAAGAAAACTCTGCAGGTGGAGGAAAGATATCCTTATCCAGTCAGGCTAGAGGCCATGTACGAAGTTATTGATCAGAACCCCATCAGAAAAATTGAGAAGATGAGGCAGAAGGGCTTCATCCAGACATGCAAAGCAGCTGGGGTGGAGGGACAAGTGGTTGAGGAAGGCAATAATGGGGGCAGCATGCAGCCTACCCCTGGAGGTGGACATGTCCAAGTGTCAGCAAGGAAAGAGGAGCCAAGAAGGAGCAATAATCAGCCAACAAGGACCAAAACAGTGAGGAAACCAATGACAACCACGGTGGCCACTCCTCTGCCTACGGTAAGGACCACTACCTTCCCTCCCACCACCACAACTACCCATGCCACCGCCCGCACAGTGACAACAGCAAGTCGGTCTACAACAACTACTACACCCCTCCCCACCACGCAGAGGACCTGGGCCACAAAGTCACATTCCACCACAGAGTACCACAGGCTGCCAGTAGCCCCTGATGCCACCACAACACGAGTCACAGCATCTGAGGATTTCTACTCTCCTGTGTGGAAGGTAAACCGCAGACACCGGCAGCACAGCCACCCAGAGAAACACCCAGTGGCCACACGGAAACCAAGCAAAGCTGCCCGATATGACAGCTTCACAGAAGTCCCAACAGCTCCCTCAGTGCACTATACAAAGGCAAATGTGGGTAGATTTAAAGATAACCGAACAGACAGGAAGGAGTATAACCATAGGGACCTGAATGTCACACCAGGGCAACACAAACCAACTAAGACTAAACCACCAAAAAGGAAGGCCCAAGAAAAGATACTGAGCAATGAATATGAAGACAAATATGACCCGAGCAAGCCTGCTAGTTCCCATTTAGAGGAAGAGATTGCAGTGGGAAATACACccccaaagaaaggaaaagaatcaaAGAAGCATGAGCGAATGGATAAATctgagaagaagaagaagaaggacaGACCTGACAAGCTGCAGAAAAGTGAGAAGCAGTCCAAGAAGGACAAAGCTGAGAAAAAGAGCAAGCAGGAGAAAGACCGTAGCAAGAAGAACAAGAAAGGGAGCAGGACTGAGAATGAGGACTTCCCCAAGCCCAACAAGAAGCCTTTCCTACAGCCTCCCAGGAAATCAGTGACTGACCTCCTGGAATATTTTGAAGGCAAAAGGCGGCTCATT CTGATTACGACCCCCAAGGCGGACAACACCATGTATGTACAGCAGCGAGATGAATATCTGGAAAGCTTCTGCAAGATGGCAACGAGGAAGATCTCAGTCATTACAATTTTTGGCACCATGAACAACAGCAGCATGAAAATTGACCACTTCCAGctag ACAATGAAAAGCCCATGAAAGTGATAGAGGATGAAGATCTTGTGGACCAGCAGCTCATCAGTGAGTTGAGGAAAGAGTATGGGATGACCTACAATGACTTCTTCATGGTGTTGACAGACACTGACATGAAGGTCAAG cAATACTATGAAGTACCCATAGCAATGAAGTCTGTGTTTGATTTGATCGACACCTTCCAGTCACGAATTAAAGAcatggaaagacagaaaaaagaggGTATTGTCTGCAAAGAAGATAAGAAGCAATCCCTTGAGAGCTTCTTATCCAG gTTCCGATGGAGAAGGCGACTGGTGGTGATTTCTGCTCCCAGTGATGAGGACTGGGCTTATTCCCAGCAGCTTGCTGCTCTCAGTGGGCAAGCCTGCAATTTTG GTCTGCGCCATATAACTATCCTCAAATTGCTAGGACTTGGAGAAGACATTGGTGGTGTCTTAGAGTTGTATCCAATTAATG GAAGCTCTACCGTAGACCGAGAAGATATCCCAGCTAATTTGGTGAAAGACATTCgaaattatttccaaattagCCCAGAATATTTCTCAATGCTTCTAGTTGGGAAAGATGGAAACGTCAAATCCTGGTATCCTTCTCCAATGTGGTCTATGGCGATTGTGTACGATCTGATTGATTCCATGCAGCTTCGACGACAGGAAATGACAATTCAGCAATCGCTTGGGATGCAGTGCCCAGATGATGAGTATGGTGGGTATGGTTACCATAGCTACCACCAGGGATACCAGGAAGGTTACCAAGATGATTACCGTCACCACGGAAGTTACCACCACGGATATCCATACTGA
- the SLC35A5 gene encoding UDP-sugar transporter protein SLC35A5 isoform X2 yields the protein MAVLFSNFVIITTALLFRIVLKRKLSWVQWASLVILFLSIVALTLGTGGHHQSLAAHGFHHNMFFSPSNHCLLYARPEEACLEKGNCVAPSFLPSFQWNVTSTMAGALKPLHLSLGHLLILVQCFISALANIYNEKILKDGDQLAESIFMQNSKLYAFGVLFNGLMLGLQAKDRRQIGNCGFFYGHNVFSVALIFVTAFLGLSVAFILKFRDNMFHVMTAQITTVIITTVSFIIFDFRPSVEFFLEAPVVLLSIFIYNASKPRGLEYATLRERGKLGKGDAWERSSGDGEEFERLNKPSSDIDTDEDSF from the exons ATGGCTGTACTGTTCTCAAATTTTGTCATTATAACAACAGCTCTTCTCTTCAGGATAGTGCTTAA GCGAAAACTCTCTTGGGTACAGTGGGCGTCTCTGGTGATTTTATTCCTGTCCATCGTTGCCCTGACTCTAGGAACTGGAGGCCATCATCAAAGCTTGGCTGCACACGGATTCCATCACAATATGTTCTTTAGTCCATCTAACCACTGCCTTCTCTATGCCAGACCTGAGGAAGCATGCCTGGAAAAGGGCAACTGCGTAGCACCAAGTTTCCTTCCCAGCTTCCAGTGGAATGTCACCAGTACCATGGCAGGAGCTCTGAAACCTCTCCACCTCAGCCTGGGCCATCTGCTTATTCTGGTGCAGTGTTTCATTTCTGCCCTGGCTAACATCTACAATGAAAAGATCTTGAAAGATGGGGATCAGCTTGCTGAAAGCATCTTCATGCAGAACAGCAAACTCTATGCCTTTGGGGTGCTGTTCAATGGGCTTatgctggggctgcaggctaAGGACCGGAGGCAGATAGGGAATTGTGGCTTCTTTTATGGGCACAACGTCTTCTCGGTGGCACTCATATTTGTCACAGCTTTCCTGGGGCTGTCTGTAGCCTTCATCTTGAAGTTCCGAGACAATATGTTCCATGTTATGACTGCTCAGATTACCACTGTCATCATCACCACTGTCTCGTTCATCATCTTTGACTTCAGGCCTTCTGTAGAGTTCTTTTTGGAAGCTCCTGTAGTGCTTCTCTCCATATTCATCTATAACGCCAGTAAACCAAGAGGCCTGGAATATGCCACTCTGCGGGAAAGGGGCAAACTTGGCAAAGGAGATGCGTGGGAGAGGTCAAGTGGG GATGGAGAAGAATTTGAAAGATTGAACAAACCAAGCAGTGATATCGATACAGATGAAGATTCCTTCTAG
- the SLC35A5 gene encoding UDP-sugar transporter protein SLC35A5 isoform X1 gives MKAKCCSRFVFCSKTTIYTFLLGGVFIALGSSRILLMKYSANEENKYDYLPTTVNICSEVVKLVLCVVLALWVKKKEGCLDHPFECLSWKNFCNSMKWSIPAFLYFLDNLIVFYVLSYLQPAMAVLFSNFVIITTALLFRIVLKRKLSWVQWASLVILFLSIVALTLGTGGHHQSLAAHGFHHNMFFSPSNHCLLYARPEEACLEKGNCVAPSFLPSFQWNVTSTMAGALKPLHLSLGHLLILVQCFISALANIYNEKILKDGDQLAESIFMQNSKLYAFGVLFNGLMLGLQAKDRRQIGNCGFFYGHNVFSVALIFVTAFLGLSVAFILKFRDNMFHVMTAQITTVIITTVSFIIFDFRPSVEFFLEAPVVLLSIFIYNASKPRGLEYATLRERGKLGKGDAWERSSGDGEEFERLNKPSSDIDTDEDSF, from the exons ATGAAGGCCAAGTGCTGCAGTCGATTTGTGTTCTGCTCCAAGACAACCATCTATACCTTTCTGCTTGGAGGAGTGTTTATTGCGTTGGGCTCAAGTCGAATCCTCTTGATGAAGTATTCTGCCAATGAAG AGAACAAATATGATTACCTCCCTACAACAGTGAACATATGTTCTGAAGTAGTAAAGCTGGTCCTGTGTGTGGTATTGGCACTATGGGTTAAGAAAAAAG aggGTTGTTTGGATCATCCCTTTGAATGTCTTTCCTGGAAGAATTTTTGTAATTCCATGAAATGGTCAATTCCCGCCTTTCTTTACTTTTTGGATAACTTGATTGTCTTCTATGTACTGTCCTACCTCCAGCCA GCAATGGCTGTACTGTTCTCAAATTTTGTCATTATAACAACAGCTCTTCTCTTCAGGATAGTGCTTAA GCGAAAACTCTCTTGGGTACAGTGGGCGTCTCTGGTGATTTTATTCCTGTCCATCGTTGCCCTGACTCTAGGAACTGGAGGCCATCATCAAAGCTTGGCTGCACACGGATTCCATCACAATATGTTCTTTAGTCCATCTAACCACTGCCTTCTCTATGCCAGACCTGAGGAAGCATGCCTGGAAAAGGGCAACTGCGTAGCACCAAGTTTCCTTCCCAGCTTCCAGTGGAATGTCACCAGTACCATGGCAGGAGCTCTGAAACCTCTCCACCTCAGCCTGGGCCATCTGCTTATTCTGGTGCAGTGTTTCATTTCTGCCCTGGCTAACATCTACAATGAAAAGATCTTGAAAGATGGGGATCAGCTTGCTGAAAGCATCTTCATGCAGAACAGCAAACTCTATGCCTTTGGGGTGCTGTTCAATGGGCTTatgctggggctgcaggctaAGGACCGGAGGCAGATAGGGAATTGTGGCTTCTTTTATGGGCACAACGTCTTCTCGGTGGCACTCATATTTGTCACAGCTTTCCTGGGGCTGTCTGTAGCCTTCATCTTGAAGTTCCGAGACAATATGTTCCATGTTATGACTGCTCAGATTACCACTGTCATCATCACCACTGTCTCGTTCATCATCTTTGACTTCAGGCCTTCTGTAGAGTTCTTTTTGGAAGCTCCTGTAGTGCTTCTCTCCATATTCATCTATAACGCCAGTAAACCAAGAGGCCTGGAATATGCCACTCTGCGGGAAAGGGGCAAACTTGGCAAAGGAGATGCGTGGGAGAGGTCAAGTGGG GATGGAGAAGAATTTGAAAGATTGAACAAACCAAGCAGTGATATCGATACAGATGAAGATTCCTTCTAG